One window from the genome of Cyclobacterium amurskyense encodes:
- a CDS encoding acetoacetate decarboxylase family protein, protein MPPKRIKNYTGRYALVDGIPYTMPVSSSQSPALMAGFSCDWEKANALLPGNEIHAMKLPNGRAALMITIINYLDTSIGKYIEYSIAIACTHGAKPAPRILNTLLLGHYGTGQYILDLPVSSEISVKGGKGIWGMPKHKANLDFKVTEDKVTSQYEKDGQFAFRIEINKPKSPSIKLKVGATNYCRFRNMLMASYIYFESKAGINLFGKAKGSLFIGDHPKVAPLKNIDINPDPFFTTFMPKTNGILDDHFESWFMTYDEPPEEMPEGLESVYPLGYSEDWLPDPSITDYEKYRI, encoded by the coding sequence ATGCCACCGAAAAGAATTAAAAATTACACTGGTAGGTATGCTCTCGTAGATGGCATACCCTATACCATGCCTGTAAGTTCTTCCCAATCTCCAGCTTTAATGGCTGGTTTTTCCTGCGACTGGGAGAAAGCCAATGCACTTTTGCCAGGAAATGAGATTCATGCCATGAAATTGCCAAATGGCCGCGCTGCACTGATGATTACCATCATTAATTACCTTGACACCAGTATAGGTAAATACATCGAATACAGTATAGCCATCGCCTGTACCCATGGAGCCAAACCTGCACCTAGAATTTTAAATACCTTGTTATTGGGTCATTACGGAACAGGTCAATATATCTTGGACCTACCGGTCAGCAGTGAAATATCTGTAAAAGGTGGTAAAGGTATCTGGGGTATGCCCAAGCACAAAGCCAACTTGGATTTTAAAGTTACAGAGGATAAGGTAACTAGCCAATACGAAAAGGATGGGCAGTTTGCCTTCAGAATAGAAATCAACAAACCCAAATCACCCTCCATAAAGCTCAAGGTTGGGGCTACCAATTATTGTAGGTTTAGAAACATGTTGATGGCTTCTTATATTTATTTTGAATCAAAAGCAGGGATTAATCTTTTTGGAAAGGCCAAAGGAAGTCTATTTATAGGTGACCATCCTAAGGTTGCCCCTTTGAAAAATATCGATATTAATCCAGATCCATTTTTTACCACCTTTATGCCTAAAACCAACGGGATACTGGATGATCATTTTGAATCTTGGTTTATGACCTATGATGAACCACCTGAGGAAATGCCTGAAGGTTTAGAGTCTGTTTATCCGCTTGGTTATTCAGAAGACTGGTTGCCTGATCCATCTATTACCGATTATGAAAAGTATCGTATCTAA